Genomic DNA from Capsicum annuum cultivar UCD-10X-F1 unplaced genomic scaffold, UCD10Xv1.1 ctg66658, whole genome shotgun sequence:
attccatatgcttAGCACCTTTCGAATACTTATCGTTCTTAGAGAAAAAAAACTGCGGcagtattatcacaataaattttcagTGTCCTGGCTCTATTATCGACTAGTCCAAGTCCTGAAATAAAGTTTCGCAGCCAATTAGCCTGGACTGTGGCCtcaaagcatgccacatactCAGCTTCCATAGTGGATGCAGCTATAACAGACTGCTTCACACTCCTCCATGATATTGCTCCTCTAGTTAAcagaaacaaatatccaaatgtgAAATTTCTTGTATCCACACAACCAGCATAATCTGAATCTGAATATCCAATCACATCTAGATGATCAGATCTTTTATAAGTGAGCATATGATCTTTCGTTCCTTGTAAGTATCGCAACACGTTCTTTATATCCTTTCAGTGATCCAGTCCGGGATTACTTTGATATCAGCCCAACATACCAACAGCAAAACTGATGTCTGGCCTTGTACATGTTtgggcatacataagactcccaactattgatgcataaggaatatcttttaTTTGTTTTCGTTCCAAGTCATTCTTTGAAAATTGATTGAGACTAAACTTATCTCCTTTCTGAATTGAAACGAGACTAGATGAATATTTTTCCATTCTAAATCTCtcaaatactttattaatatagaTTTTCTGAGACAATCCCAACAATTCTtgtaatttatctcaaaatatttctattccaatcaCATAAGATGCCTCAcccatatcttttatttcaaagttgttagagagatatttcttggtatcatGCAACGAACCAAGATCATTAGTATCAAgcaagatgtcatcaacatacaagactaacataataaacttactctcactgaccttcagatatatacaccgatcaatttttttttaatccaaaagtGACAGTCatttcattaaacttaagataccattgtAGAAAAGCTTGCTTAAGTTCGTATATTGATTTCTTAAGTTTACAAGCCATGTGTTcctttcctttaatagaaaacccATCAGGTTGATTCATATAAAGTTCTTCCACTAAATTTCCATTTAGAAAGGtcgttttcacatctatttgatgtagctctaagtcataatgagctaCCAAAGCCAGTATAATTATGAGG
This window encodes:
- the LOC124893870 gene encoding secreted RxLR effector protein 161-like; the protein is MEKYSSSLVSIQKGDKFSLNQFSKNDLERKQIKDIPYASIVGSLMYAQTCTRPDISFAVDSDYAGCVDTRNFTFGYLFLLTRGAISWRSVKQSVIAASTMEAEYVACFEATVQANWLRNFISGLGLVDNRARTLKIYCDNTAA